A single window of Pontibacillus chungwhensis DNA harbors:
- a CDS encoding LAGLIDADG family homing endonuclease yields MPRKPGITDDYMITLYKKGTSFKVMKEISGLSDRAIRNILYKHKIEMNREQYSGQPRKYSVNEHFFKTWTHEMAWVLGLFVTDGCVNQTNSISFAQKDERILRMIAKHMDAENNIIPPSSTRNISTLIINSKILKNDLKNLGILSNKSRTVKFPEVPDVYLPSFVRGVIDGDGWVQKTGYVMNVTSASNKFALELLKVFQKWKLRSEIKTETTKNGKEIYRIWVKGKETLPELANIIYNNAGESYVYIKRERMTIHSGPKSNQIDFS; encoded by the coding sequence AAGGAGATTTCCGGCTTATCTGATCGTGCTATACGCAATATTCTATACAAACACAAAATTGAAATGAACCGTGAACAATACTCTGGTCAGCCTAGAAAATATAGTGTCAACGAGCATTTCTTTAAAACGTGGACTCATGAAATGGCCTGGGTTTTGGGGTTATTTGTTACGGATGGATGTGTCAATCAGACGAATAGTATTTCTTTTGCGCAGAAAGATGAAAGAATACTTCGTATGATAGCAAAGCATATGGACGCAGAAAATAACATTATTCCGCCTTCTTCTACCAGAAATATATCCACCCTTATAATAAACTCCAAGATACTTAAAAACGATTTAAAAAATTTAGGAATATTATCGAATAAATCACGCACTGTAAAGTTCCCTGAGGTTCCAGATGTATACTTACCTTCTTTTGTGAGAGGGGTTATTGATGGGGATGGGTGGGTACAGAAAACAGGCTATGTTATGAATGTAACAAGTGCCAGTAATAAGTTTGCCTTAGAATTACTTAAAGTATTTCAAAAATGGAAATTAAGATCCGAAATAAAAACCGAGACAACGAAGAATGGAAAAGAAATTTACCGAATCTGGGTAAAGGGGAAGGAAACTCTCCCTGAATTAGCAAATATTATATATAATAATGCTGGTGAAAGTTATGTCTATATTAAAAGGGAACGCATGACCATTCATAGTGGTCCAAAATCGAATCAAATAGATTTTAGCTA